The Linepithema humile isolate Giens D197 chromosome 2, Lhum_UNIL_v1.0, whole genome shotgun sequence genome has a segment encoding these proteins:
- the FRG1 gene encoding protein FRG1 homolog produces MSEYDKVKTGKLVLKGEKSRPKKRKAKRQEKEQDANVEDKDTIAHGGWWKVKNTYEITGTVAIEFGNQTYMKALDNGLFTLGIPHDEGDGPSPEEILTSFPISETKIALKSGYGKYLGVDKKGVVIGRSDAVGPIEQWEPIFQDGKLAILNNTGCFMSLTSDDDVVCQNRTAGTSEFLVIRSITQRSQSPSRDIPKEEQGSLADVEVNYVRKFQKFQDKKLRINKSNRSELAKAKVEGNLHETLLDRRSKMKADRYCK; encoded by the exons ATGTCAGAATACGACAAAGTAAAGACTGGAAAATTAGTACTGAAAGGTGAAAAATCAAG ACCGAAAAAACGAAAGGCTAAGAGACAAGAAAAGGAGCAAGATGCAAATGTGGAGGACAAGGACACTATTGCTCATG gaGGATGGTGGAAAGTAAAGAATACATATGAAATCACAGGGACGGTAGCCATAGAATTTGGGAATCAAACTTATATGAAAGCCTTGGATAATGGACTATTCACTCTTGGCATACCGCATGATGAAGGTGATGGTCCATCGCCGGAAGAAATCTTAACGTCATTTCCCATAAGCGAGACTAAGATTGCTTTAAAATCAGGGTATGGAAAATACCTGGGTGTTGATAAAAAAGGTGTTGTTATTGGACGGAGTGATGCGGTAGGCCCAATTGAACAATGGGAACCAATTTTTCAG GATGGGAAACTtgcaatattgaataatacagGATGCTTTATGTCACTTACAAGTGATGATGATGTAGTTTGTCAAAATAGAACAGCTGGTACATCAGAGTTTCTTGTTATAAGAAGTATAACACAACGTTCTCAAAGCCCTAGCAGAGATATTCCAAAGGAAGAACAAGGCTCACTTGCAGATGTTGAAGTAAATTATGT acGAAAGTTTCAAAAGTTTCAAGACAAGAAGTTAAGGATAAACAAGTCAAATCGTTCCGAGTTAGCAAAAGCGAAAGTAGAAGGAAATTTACACGAAACTTTGTTAGATAGGAGAAGCAAAATGAAGGCAGATcgttattgtaaataa
- the Shc gene encoding SHC-transforming protein 1 has protein sequence MAAGGSSFISKPARGWLHPDNLVSKEGITYTVKYIGCLEVYTSMKSLDFETRSSVAKECINRVCEAAGLKSADKKRRVDKKVLRAISDKPRMEHTTASVNLTISSCSLSLTNISTGHIIAKHDMPRISFASGGDTEILDFVAYVAKNMQEWRACYVLECANGLAQDVISTIGQAFELRFKEFLTKPSSLHPVLNGVREADRDYYNDLPGKVPPDIGPPPVPPLPNTASTLPNLKHHQNHASRTQAQNVAADSFSSTADRQWAETENLIDLNSDGAITSSTNLNAMPEHNYVNDSVIAANRDNHRDPASMFDVFDMQPFSSAISDMSRLSPRSQKHQLKQEIWFHGSVSRSEAESMLTRDGDFLVRESQGSPGQYVLTGMNNGTPKHLLLIDPEGVVRTKDRVFDSVSHLVNHHCDNVLPIISADSVLVLRYPIPRHTNY, from the exons ATGGCAGCAGGTGGTAGCAGTTTTATAAGTAAGCCAGCCAGAGGGTGGTTGCATCCAGATAATCTAGTAAGCAAGGAAGGGATTACTTATACAGTGAAG TACATTGGATGTCTTGAAGTGTACACGTCCATGAAAAGTTTAGATTTTGAAACACGTTCATCTGTAGCTAA ggaATGTATAAATAGAGTCTGTGAAGCTGCTGGATTAAAATCTGCTGACAAAAAGAGAAGG GTTGATAAAAAAGTGTTGAGGGCTATATCGGACAAACCTCGCATGGAGCATACCACCGCTAGCGTTAATTTAACCATCAGTAGTTGCAGTTTATCCTTAACTAATATATCAACTGGACATATTATTGCCAAACATGACATGCCACGTATATCTTTCGCTTCGGGTGGCGATACG GAAATATTGGATTTTGTTGCATACGTCGccaaaaatatgcaagaatGGCGTGCGTGTTACGTGCTTGAATGCGCAAATGGCTTGGCGCAAGATGTTATATCCACCATTGGACAAGCGTTTGAACTTAGGTTCAAAGAATTCCTCACAAAACCAAGCTCTCTCca TCCCGTGCTAAACGGCGTCAGAGAAGCAGATAGAGATTATTACAATGATCTCCCAGGGAAAGTACCGCCAGATATTGGCCCGCCGCCAGTACCCCCTTTGCCTAACACAGCATCCACTCTGCCTAATCTGAAGCATCATCAAAATCATGCGTCACGCACTCAAGCACAAAATGTTGCAGCCGATTCGTTTTCCTCTACTGCTGACAGACAATGGGctg aaaCTGAGAATCTCATTGATTTAAATTCTGACGGTGCTATAACTTCATCGACGAATTTAAATGCTATGCCTGAGCACAATTACGTTAATGACAGTGTCATAGCTGCAAACAGAGACAATCATCGTGATCCAGCGTCAATGTTTGATGTTTTTGACATGC aGCCATTCAGTTCTGCCATATCTGACATGAGTAGACTAAGTCCCCGATCGCAAAAGCATCAATTAAAGCAAGAAATTTGGTTTCACGGAAGTGTTAGTCGATCTGAAGCGGAATCCATGCTTACTAGA GATGGCGACTTTTTGGTTCGGGAATCACAAGGTTCTCCTGGTCAATACGTTCTGACTGGTATGAATAATGGTACCCCAAAGCATTTATTACTAATCGATCCTGAAGGTGTT GTTCGCACAAAAGATCGTGTATTTGACAGTGTGAGCCATTTAGTGAACCATCACTGCGACAATGTATTGCCAATTATTTCGGCTGACAGTGTTTTAGTATTGCGTTATCCCATCCCCAggcatacaaattattaa